In a genomic window of Myxococcales bacterium:
- a CDS encoding GatB/YqeY domain-containing protein: MADSLEDKLRQQLTAAMKAKDSRTANLVRMINTKIMERRTAEGFSGVVDDALILDVISSYKKAMEKARTEYAALGDRGKDQVTELEFELAWCATMLPAGASEDELRAAVAAAVASLPAKDPKMAGRVIGMVKKQLGDRADAQLVKRLADEALA; this comes from the coding sequence ATGGCCGACTCGCTCGAAGACAAGCTCCGCCAGCAGCTCACCGCTGCGATGAAGGCGAAGGACTCCCGGACCGCCAACCTGGTGCGCATGATCAACACCAAGATCATGGAGCGCCGCACCGCCGAGGGCTTCAGCGGCGTGGTCGACGACGCGCTGATCCTCGACGTGATCTCCTCCTACAAGAAGGCGATGGAGAAGGCCCGGACCGAGTACGCGGCGCTCGGCGACCGCGGCAAGGACCAGGTCACCGAGCTCGAGTTCGAGCTGGCCTGGTGCGCGACCATGCTCCCGGCCGGCGCGTCCGAGGACGAGCTGCGCGCCGCGGTCGCCGCGGCGGTCGCGTCGCTGCCGGCCAAGGATCCCAAGATGGCGGGCCGGGTCATCGGCATGGTCAAGAAGCAGCTCGGCGATCGCGCCGACGCCCAGCTGGTCAAGCGCCTCGCCGACGAGGCCCTCGCCTGA
- a CDS encoding protein kinase → MASPGHTLDKYPRRFGKYHLLGPLAQGGMGALYLAVTGDRGLERMMVIKTVLPHLADAEYVARFRDEAKVVVKLSHGNLIPVFDAGQVNGELFLAMDFVEGRDLRAIWNRCARERVAFPVDIAVYVVKELCRGLAYAHAFPDLQLVHRDISPPNILVSYTGEVKLTDFGLASSTLKLEKTAPGIIYGKVAYMSPEQARGEKLDGRSDQYAIAIVLWELLTGRQLFPPGKEQPQDLLTRARNPEVLRPSRKAPRVPAELDDIVVRALSAEKDQRYPTCDEMRQALQGWLAINAPTTDSTRMSDFLRDLFADDIVNERTEREAMLSNVRRRAMTLPPTDELRQILEKSGDYHVGTDSLAATAVRTPGSVGRRSADRGDQGVDRRKANDRRGPAAVTALMPDADPSPTDSQPILGMIVDGRYRVVELIGEGGMGKVYLAEHIDIGKKVALKVLHPSYSRMPDLVERFRREARAASKIGHPHIVDVTDSGTTADGSAYFVMEFLQGVELGSVIEREGALEVGRAVRITQQICRALAAAHTAGIIHRDLKPENVFLTIRDGTTDFVKVLDFGIAKTTEAEEARERKLTSPGMAMGTPEYMAPEQAAGRPADARCDVYALGAILYEMLTGVPPYQGDNFMEILTKKATVDPVAPIHLRSTIPAPVSALVAEAMARNPDDRPATMEAFEYELTKCMAGRGTAVAQILGMSTDQHLVASLNPGLSGRTIDSGVFARPTSSPALMVPRTQTPIPGALMASPSTPTSSARVDVVAAPMADPAESLALPLQRAGWATAAWTLLGLGLAVGVGVILFVAAGERRGHVNATAATAAPSPAAVIVDAGVPPIDAGKVTPGPGPGSNHGSAGPTRTVDVPPSDGGSGKPRIKPAGGTGAAPPATLSEADAAKLLAQANDMKDRLRYAEAKTAYEQVIASGHYRGDALVGLAWVYFQTSDVDRAIDTADKAVRAGAGDTARKMLGHFYFKKGFYDQALVYYQALLKAHPKDSGLIELVNATKAKLAKQQGAAGSGGSGR, encoded by the coding sequence ATGGCCTCACCCGGGCACACGCTGGACAAGTACCCGAGGCGGTTCGGGAAGTACCACCTCCTCGGACCACTGGCCCAGGGCGGGATGGGGGCCCTGTACCTCGCGGTCACCGGCGATCGAGGCCTCGAGCGCATGATGGTCATCAAGACCGTCCTGCCCCACCTCGCCGACGCCGAGTACGTCGCGCGGTTCCGCGACGAGGCCAAGGTCGTGGTCAAGCTGTCGCACGGCAACCTGATCCCGGTGTTCGACGCCGGCCAGGTCAACGGCGAGCTGTTCCTGGCGATGGACTTCGTCGAGGGCCGCGATCTGCGCGCGATCTGGAACCGCTGCGCCCGCGAGCGGGTGGCGTTCCCGGTCGACATCGCGGTCTACGTGGTCAAGGAGCTGTGCCGCGGTCTGGCCTATGCCCACGCGTTCCCCGACCTACAGCTGGTCCACCGCGACATCTCCCCGCCCAACATCCTGGTGTCCTACACCGGCGAGGTGAAGCTGACCGACTTCGGGCTGGCGTCGTCCACGCTGAAGCTCGAGAAGACCGCGCCCGGCATCATCTACGGCAAGGTCGCGTACATGTCGCCCGAGCAGGCCCGGGGCGAGAAGCTCGACGGCCGCAGCGATCAATACGCGATCGCGATCGTGCTGTGGGAGCTGCTCACCGGCCGGCAGCTGTTCCCGCCGGGCAAGGAGCAGCCGCAGGACCTGCTGACCCGGGCCCGCAACCCCGAGGTGCTGCGGCCGAGCCGCAAGGCGCCGCGCGTGCCGGCCGAGCTCGACGACATCGTCGTGCGCGCGCTGTCGGCCGAGAAGGACCAGCGCTACCCGACCTGCGACGAGATGCGGCAGGCGCTGCAGGGCTGGTTGGCGATCAACGCCCCGACCACCGACTCGACCCGGATGTCGGACTTCCTGCGCGACCTGTTCGCCGACGACATCGTCAACGAGCGCACGGAGCGCGAGGCCATGCTGTCGAACGTGCGGCGCCGGGCCATGACGCTGCCGCCGACCGACGAGCTGCGCCAGATCCTCGAGAAGTCGGGCGACTACCACGTCGGCACCGACTCGTTGGCCGCGACCGCGGTGCGGACGCCCGGCTCGGTCGGGCGCCGGTCCGCCGACCGCGGCGACCAGGGGGTCGACCGGCGCAAGGCCAACGACCGCCGCGGGCCCGCGGCGGTGACCGCGCTGATGCCCGACGCGGACCCGTCGCCGACGGACTCGCAGCCGATCCTGGGGATGATCGTCGACGGTCGCTACCGGGTCGTCGAGCTGATCGGCGAGGGCGGGATGGGCAAGGTGTACCTGGCCGAGCACATCGACATCGGCAAGAAGGTCGCGCTCAAGGTCCTGCACCCGAGCTACAGCCGCATGCCCGACCTGGTCGAGCGGTTCCGGCGCGAGGCGCGCGCGGCGTCGAAGATCGGCCACCCGCACATCGTCGACGTCACCGACTCGGGCACCACCGCCGACGGCTCGGCCTACTTCGTCATGGAGTTCCTCCAGGGCGTCGAGCTGGGGTCGGTGATCGAGCGCGAGGGCGCGCTCGAGGTCGGCCGCGCGGTGCGGATCACCCAGCAGATCTGCCGCGCGCTGGCCGCCGCGCACACGGCCGGGATCATCCACCGCGACCTGAAGCCCGAGAACGTGTTCCTGACGATCCGCGACGGCACCACCGACTTCGTCAAGGTGCTCGACTTCGGCATCGCCAAGACCACCGAGGCCGAGGAGGCGCGCGAGCGCAAGCTCACCAGCCCCGGCATGGCGATGGGCACGCCCGAGTACATGGCGCCCGAGCAGGCCGCGGGCCGCCCGGCCGACGCCCGCTGCGACGTCTACGCGCTCGGCGCGATCCTGTACGAGATGCTGACCGGGGTGCCGCCCTACCAGGGCGACAACTTCATGGAGATCCTGACCAAGAAGGCGACGGTCGATCCGGTGGCGCCGATCCACCTGCGCTCGACCATCCCGGCGCCGGTGTCGGCGCTGGTGGCCGAGGCCATGGCCCGCAACCCCGACGATCGCCCCGCGACGATGGAGGCGTTCGAGTACGAGCTGACCAAGTGCATGGCCGGGCGCGGCACCGCGGTGGCGCAGATCCTCGGCATGTCGACCGATCAGCACCTGGTCGCGAGCCTCAACCCGGGGCTGTCGGGCCGCACGATCGACTCGGGCGTGTTCGCGCGGCCGACCTCGTCGCCGGCGCTGATGGTGCCGCGGACCCAGACCCCGATCCCGGGCGCGCTGATGGCGAGCCCGTCGACGCCGACGTCGTCGGCGCGGGTCGACGTGGTGGCGGCGCCGATGGCCGACCCCGCCGAGAGCCTGGCGCTGCCGTTGCAACGGGCCGGCTGGGCCACCGCGGCCTGGACCCTGCTCGGCCTCGGGCTCGCGGTCGGCGTCGGGGTGATCCTGTTCGTCGCCGCCGGCGAGCGCCGCGGCCACGTCAACGCCACCGCCGCGACCGCGGCGCCGAGCCCAGCCGCGGTCATCGTCGACGCTGGCGTGCCCCCGATCGACGCGGGCAAGGTCACGCCGGGCCCCGGCCCGGGCTCGAACCACGGCTCGGCCGGGCCGACGCGGACCGTCGACGTCCCGCCGTCGGACGGCGGCAGCGGCAAGCCCCGGATCAAGCCCGCGGGCGGCACCGGCGCGGCGCCGCCAGCGACGCTGTCCGAGGCCGACGCGGCCAAGCTCCTGGCCCAGGCCAACGACATGAAGGACCGCCTGCGCTACGCCGAGGCGAAGACCGCCTACGAGCAGGTGATCGCCAGCGGCCACTACCGCGGCGACGCGCTGGTCGGGTTGGCGTGGGTCTACTTCCAGACCTCCGACGTCGATCGGGCGATCGACACCGCCGACAAGGCCGTGCGCGCCGGCGCGGGCGACACCGCGCGCAAGATGCTCGGCCACTTCTACTTCAAGAAGGGCTTCTACGATCAGGCGCTGGTCTACTACCAGGCGCTGCTCAAGGCGCACCCGAAGGACAGCGGGCTGATCGAGCTGGTGAACGCGACCAAGGCCAAGCTGGCCAAGCAGCAGGGCGCGGCGGGCAGCGGCGGCAGCGGTCGCTGA
- a CDS encoding response regulator, whose product MAAERVLVIDDSPTIVRVVQLVLTKAGFVVEAAADGEAGLAAARANRPDLILLDFVMPKMNGYQVCRELAADPALREIPVVLMSAKGDQVGERFVKVMGIVDYITKPFSPEAITAVVQHTVGKYRSGDSGRSDGVAPAEVIDPTSGRARALAALRAHLTDVVAARVAALFALADAADGGGEGDARVPTDAGAIADTVRSALDDDALAQVVAGLDPAVFDGESLRGDLRVIPLAEIVQLLDHQEQSGVLTVMRNGARIDVYFRRGRIDQALGTGLADDLLLGRYIVDGELMPRGDFDAFLASRAGAAKLIGEQLVRLGHLSVADRRTALARQTSELLYEALRWRYGTFAFVAGSDAPAPVVEAALELDVEALLMEGFRRVDEWHLIERAIDDFELVFLRNEDAVAQMGRGRLTREELAVLEQVNGKNTVKDIVRKSRMGSFEVSKMLYRLLSIKLVRRRVLPVAV is encoded by the coding sequence ATGGCCGCGGAGCGGGTCCTCGTCATCGATGACAGTCCGACGATCGTTCGGGTGGTGCAGCTCGTGCTCACCAAGGCCGGGTTCGTGGTCGAGGCCGCCGCCGACGGCGAGGCCGGGCTCGCGGCCGCCCGCGCGAACCGCCCTGACCTGATCTTGCTCGACTTCGTGATGCCGAAGATGAACGGCTATCAGGTGTGCCGGGAGCTGGCCGCCGACCCCGCGCTGCGCGAGATCCCGGTGGTGCTGATGAGCGCCAAGGGCGACCAGGTCGGCGAGCGGTTCGTCAAGGTCATGGGCATCGTCGACTACATCACCAAGCCGTTCTCGCCCGAGGCGATCACCGCGGTGGTGCAGCACACGGTCGGCAAGTACCGGAGCGGCGACAGCGGTCGGAGCGACGGCGTCGCGCCGGCCGAGGTCATCGACCCGACCAGCGGCCGGGCCCGGGCGCTCGCGGCGCTGCGCGCCCACCTGACCGACGTGGTCGCGGCCCGGGTCGCGGCGCTGTTCGCGCTGGCCGACGCGGCCGACGGCGGCGGCGAGGGCGACGCCCGGGTGCCGACCGACGCCGGCGCGATCGCTGACACGGTGCGGTCGGCGCTCGACGACGACGCCCTGGCGCAGGTGGTGGCCGGGCTGGATCCGGCGGTGTTCGACGGCGAGTCGCTGCGCGGCGATCTGCGCGTGATCCCGCTGGCCGAGATCGTCCAGCTGCTCGACCACCAGGAGCAGTCGGGCGTGCTGACGGTGATGCGCAACGGCGCCCGGATCGACGTGTACTTCCGGCGCGGGCGGATCGACCAGGCCCTGGGCACCGGCCTCGCCGACGATCTGCTCCTGGGCCGCTACATCGTCGACGGCGAGCTGATGCCGCGCGGCGACTTCGACGCGTTCCTGGCCAGCCGCGCCGGCGCCGCCAAGCTGATCGGCGAGCAGCTCGTGCGCCTGGGCCACCTGAGCGTCGCCGATCGCCGGACCGCGCTCGCGCGGCAGACCAGCGAGCTCCTGTACGAGGCGCTGCGCTGGCGCTACGGCACGTTCGCGTTCGTGGCCGGCAGCGACGCGCCGGCGCCGGTGGTCGAGGCCGCGCTCGAGCTCGACGTCGAGGCCCTGCTCATGGAGGGCTTCCGCCGCGTCGACGAGTGGCACCTGATCGAGCGGGCCATCGACGACTTCGAGCTGGTGTTCCTGCGCAACGAGGACGCGGTGGCCCAGATGGGCCGCGGCCGGCTCACCCGCGAGGAGCTGGCGGTGCTCGAGCAGGTCAACGGCAAGAACACCGTCAAGGACATCGTCCGCAAGTCGCGGATGGGCAGCTTCGAGGTGTCGAAGATGCTGTACCGGCTGCTGTCGATCAAGCTGGTCCGCCGCCGGGTCCTCCCGGTCGCGGTCTGA